The Qipengyuania aurantiaca genome contains the following window.
CCTGCCCGTCTGCACGCCGAACCAGCAGGATGGCTGCATCAACAGCTGGGAAAAGAACAAGACCGGCAATCGTCCGCTGGAATATTGGCCCGGTCGCCCGGCCAGCGAGATCGACGGTCCGCTGCCCGCGACCCAGGCTGAATACGACAGCATGAATAGCGACGACGACGACGATAACTAATCGGAACGTCCAGCCCCGCTGGCTTTGCTAGCGGCGACGCTTGGAGGGGGCGGTTCTACCATGGTGGAGCCGCCCCTTTTCGTGCGCTCAGTCTTTCAGGCGCAGCAGCGTGAGCTTGGCCTTGCCGACCTTGCGTTCGGCCTCGATCGCCAGCGCCTTGACCGCGATATCCTCGTCCTTACGGGTTTCCAGCGCGATCCAGCTCGCCGGGCCGAACCAGCCGAGCCGCGCCATGCGATCGAGCGCGACCTGTCCTGCGCCGGTGTCGTAGGGCGGGTCGAGGAGGATAAGGTCGTGCGGCGCCTTGGCCGGGGCGAGGCCCATCACCGAAGCCTGCTGCACCTGCGTCCGCACACGGCAATCGAGCGCGTCGATATTGGCGCGGATGGCCTTTACCGCATCGGGCTCCTGTTCGACGAAGAGGCAATGCGAGGCCCCGCGGGACAGGGCTTCCAGCCCCAGCGCGCCCGATCCTGCGAAGAGGTCCAGCACCGAGAGGCCCTCGAAACTTCCCAGGCGGCTGGCGAGCATGTTGAACAGCGTCTCGCGCGTGCGGTCGGCGGTCGGACGCGTGCCTTCGCCCTTGGGAGCGACCAGTTTACGACCGCGCCAGTCGCCTGCGATAATCCTCACTGGCGGCCACCCCGGCCGAGTTCGCGCTTGAACGCCTGCACGTCGCCGCGCTTGAGTTCGACCGCCTGACCGCGCGGCAAATCGCCGAGGTGGAAGGGGCCGTAACCGATGCGCAGCAGGCGGTTCACTTCCAGCCCGAGATGCTCGAGCACGCGGCGCACTTCGCGGTTCTTGCCTTCGCGCAGGGTCATCTCGATCCAGCGGTTGCGCCCCGAACCGCGTTCGAGGTTGGCCTCGATTTGGCCATAGCGAATGCCGTCGATCTCGATGCCTTCGATGAGGCTGTCGAGCTGGTCCTGCGTGATGTCTCCGAAGGCGCGTGCGCGGTAGGTGCGCGGCACGCCGGTGGAGGGCAGTTCCATCGCGCGCTTCATCTCGCCATCGTTGGTGAGCAGCAGCAGGCCCTCGGTGTTGAAGTCGAGACGCCCCACCGGCATCACGCGCCCAGCATCCTTGGGCAGGGCGTTGCGCAGGGCGGCGTAGATGGTCGGGCGGCCCTTGGGGTCGCGCTCTGCCGTCAGCAGGCCGGAGGGCTTATGGAAGGCGAATAACCGCGTCTCTTCCGCTTCGCCGACGGGCTTTCCGTCCACGGTCACGCCGCGAAGGCTTTCGAGCTTCACCGCGGGCGTGTCGAGCACCTTGCCATGGAGCGACACGCGCCCGGCTTCAATCATACGCTCGATCTCGCGGCGGCTGGCCACACCGGCGCGCGCAAGCAGCTTGGCGATACGGTCGCCGGCTTCGGGGAGTCTGTTGTCGGACATGGATGCGCGGTTAGGCGCTCAGTTGGCGGCGCGCAAGGCTTCCTCGACCGTCTCGTGATAGCGGCGGATGCCGCCTTCCATCGTGCCCAGCGTCAGGTGCGGCACCGCACCGGTCGCCAGACCCTGCTGGCCCAGTTCTGCGGCGCGGAAGTCCTCGCTGGCGAATACACCGCCGTCGAGCAGCGCCCAGCTGCGCTCCCAGTGATCGCGCGCCTTGTCGGTGCTGGGATGCTCGGGAATCAGCATGAAGTCCTCGACCAGCGTGCGGTCGTGCGCCTGCGGCATCATCACCATGAGGTTGATGTAGTCGGGGCTGGGGATGACCAGCGCCCCCGGCATTAACTGGTAGGCAAAGGTGATGACCTTGCGCATCTGCGCCATGTCGGTGAGGTCGACGCCTTCGAGTTCCTCCAGCCGCCCGACCGCGCTGCGCGAGTGCGGGCCGATCATGTCGCCGCTGGTTACGCCGTCCTTGAAGAAAGGGCCGATCGTCTGCGCATGGAGGCGCGTCACATGGTAGCTTTCGAGGAAGGCATCCATGATGAGCTTCCAGTTCCCCGCCACCTCGTGCGTCTTGCGGCGGAAAAGGACATGGTCGGCCACGCCGAGCGCATCGAAATCCTCGCCCAGCTTTTCAGCCAGGGAGAAGTCGGCGGTGCCCTCGCGCGGGGAGAACCAGATCATCCCGCCCGCTTCTTTCGACGGCAGCTCGACCAATCCCATTTCTCCCTTGTCGAGATCGGGGAAGGTGTCGGGACGGGGCAGAGCGAGGAGGCGCCCGTCCACCGAATAGGTCCAGGCGTGATAGGGGCAGACCAGCTTTTTCGTGCAGGCGACCTCGTTGCCTTCGACCAGCCGCGTGCCGCGATGGCGGCAGACGTTGAGGAAGACATGGACCACGCCTCCCGCATCGCGCGTGATCAGGAGTGGGCGCCCGGTCGGATCGTGCGGCACGGCCATGCCCGCTTCGGGAAGAAGGGCGCTGGGGCAGAGGATTTGCGGCAGCCGATCGTAGATCGCCGCCTTTTCGCGGACCCAGTAATCGGGATCGGTATAGACGTGTGCGGGCACGGTGGACTGCTTGAGCCCTTCGTGCTTCTTCTCCTCGGCGATATCGCGCGCCAGCCTCAGCATGCCGTCCGTGGGCCGCCGTCCGTCGAGCAATGAAGTCGGAACTCCCATCGCGCCTGTTCCTTTCTCTCTCTTGGCGCTAGTGTCGCAAAAAATATACGAAAACGGAAGGACGCTAGGGCATGGCCGAAGCGGTTGAAGAAAAGAAAAAATCCGCTTGGAAGGTTCTCGCGCTGGCGCTGAGCAACCGCAAGACCGGCTTCATGCTGATCTTCGGCTTCGCCAGCGGCCTACCTTTCGCGCTGTTCCTCGGCACGCTGTTTGCCTGGCTGACCGAGGCCGAAGTCGACCTCGAGACCATGGGCATCTTCAGCCTCATCGGGCTTGCCTACGCCTTCCAGTTCCTGTGGTCGCCGCTGATCGACAAGGTCAACATCCCCATCCTGCGCAAGCTGGGGCGGCGCAAGCAATGGATCGTGCCGGCGCAAGTCCTGCTCGGGACGATCCTCATCACAATGAGCATCCTCGATCCCAAGAGCCAGCTGGGCATGTTCAGCCTGCTCGCCGGGATTGGCGCTTTCGCCAGCGCCACGCAGGATATCGCCATCAACGCCTGGCGTATCGACGTGGCCGACGATGTGGCGACGATCGACATCCTCTCGACCGTCTACCAGATGGGGTATCGCCTTTCCTCGCTGGTGGGCGGCGCGCTGGGCCTGATCATCGCCGCGCGCATCGGCTGGCCGGAAACCTACGCCCTGATGGGCGCGATCCTTCTGTCGGTGGGCTTCGTGGGCCTCTGGGCTC
Protein-coding sequences here:
- a CDS encoding pseudouridine synthase; amino-acid sequence: MSDNRLPEAGDRIAKLLARAGVASRREIERMIEAGRVSLHGKVLDTPAVKLESLRGVTVDGKPVGEAEETRLFAFHKPSGLLTAERDPKGRPTIYAALRNALPKDAGRVMPVGRLDFNTEGLLLLTNDGEMKRAMELPSTGVPRTYRARAFGDITQDQLDSLIEGIEIDGIRYGQIEANLERGSGRNRWIEMTLREGKNREVRRVLEHLGLEVNRLLRIGYGPFHLGDLPRGQAVELKRGDVQAFKRELGRGGRQ
- the rsmD gene encoding 16S rRNA (guanine(966)-N(2))-methyltransferase RsmD, translating into MRIIAGDWRGRKLVAPKGEGTRPTADRTRETLFNMLASRLGSFEGLSVLDLFAGSGALGLEALSRGASHCLFVEQEPDAVKAIRANIDALDCRVRTQVQQASVMGLAPAKAPHDLILLDPPYDTGAGQVALDRMARLGWFGPASWIALETRKDEDIAVKALAIEAERKVGKAKLTLLRLKD
- a CDS encoding aromatic ring-hydroxylating oxygenase subunit alpha, producing the protein MGVPTSLLDGRRPTDGMLRLARDIAEEKKHEGLKQSTVPAHVYTDPDYWVREKAAIYDRLPQILCPSALLPEAGMAVPHDPTGRPLLITRDAGGVVHVFLNVCRHRGTRLVEGNEVACTKKLVCPYHAWTYSVDGRLLALPRPDTFPDLDKGEMGLVELPSKEAGGMIWFSPREGTADFSLAEKLGEDFDALGVADHVLFRRKTHEVAGNWKLIMDAFLESYHVTRLHAQTIGPFFKDGVTSGDMIGPHSRSAVGRLEELEGVDLTDMAQMRKVITFAYQLMPGALVIPSPDYINLMVMMPQAHDRTLVEDFMLIPEHPSTDKARDHWERSWALLDGGVFASEDFRAAELGQQGLATGAVPHLTLGTMEGGIRRYHETVEEALRAAN